Proteins found in one Cinclus cinclus chromosome 8, bCinCin1.1, whole genome shotgun sequence genomic segment:
- the RABGAP1L gene encoding rab GTPase-activating protein 1-like isoform X8 gives MVESSIWSVTVQERENRRLQEASMRLEQENDDLAHELVTSKIALRNDLDQAEDKADVLNKELLLTKQKLVETEEEKRKQEEETAQLKEVFRKQLEKAESEIKKTTAIIAEYKQICSQLSTRLEKQQAASKDELEVVKGKVMACKHCSEIFSKEGALKVPAVSMDNKGIERDDEKDALKKQLREMELELAQTKLQLVEAKCKIQELEHQRGALMNEIQAAKNSWFSKTLNSIKTATGTQAPQPPLPPREGST, from the exons ATGGTTGAAAGCAGTATTTGGTCTGTGACTGTACAGGAG agggaaaaccGCAGGCTCCAAGAAGCAAGCatgaggctggagcaggagaatgATGACCTTGCCCATGAGCTTGTAACAAGCAAAATTGCCTTACGGAATGATCTGGACCAG GCTGAAGACAAAGCAGATGTTTTGAACAAGGAACTTCTCCTGACCAAACAGAAGCTAGTGGaaactgaggaagagaaaagaaagcaggaagaggAAACTGCTCAG CTGAAGGAAGTCTTCAGGAAGCAGCTAGAGAAGGCAGAATCTGAGATCAAGAAAACCACAGCCATCATTGCAGAGTATAAACAG ATTTGTTCCCAGCTGAGTACCAGGCTGGAAAAACAACAAGCGGCCAGTAAAGATGAACTGGAAGTTGTGAAG GGTAAAGTGATGGCCTGCAAACACTGCAGTGAGATTTTCAGCAAGGAGGGGGCACTGAAGGTGCCTGCTGTAAGCATGGACAACAAAGGCATTGAAAGAGATGATGAGAAGGATGCACTGAAGAAGCAGCTGAGAGAGATGGAGCTGGAGCTTGCACAGACTAAACTGCAGCTCGTGGAAGCCAAGTGCAAAATTCAG GAGCTGGAGCACCAGAGAGGAGCCCTTATGAATGAAATCCAAGCTGCCAAAAACTCTTGGTTTAGCAAAACCCTGAACTCTATCAAAACAGCCACAGGCACACAGGCACCCCAGCCACCCCTGCCTCCCAGAGAGGGCAGCACATag